A region from the Cannabis sativa cultivar Pink pepper isolate KNU-18-1 chromosome 9, ASM2916894v1, whole genome shotgun sequence genome encodes:
- the LOC133031488 gene encoding uncharacterized protein LOC133031488: protein MTSPQVIGDPHYHISPYRYSYTTQSNTIEEEPHARYFTINLNAKFILAPHSSSMEVEDEESLFDDDAGNSTAFLENIGWISYETLMKSDVTEALLNIEDMLAEVYIPSLSFIAVGVIDCGRKMMNNNDYDNNNLNEEVGVNISVEVFVDELPQLDDDDEDDDDDDNDFDMNDVPIRFVAASEESIEKLEKVWVKDNPIFCSICLEDVSVGLEAAKLPCTHAYHEECVVEWLQVSKFCPNCRVEIV from the coding sequence ATGACTTCTCCTCAAGTAATTGGTGATCCTCATTACCATATATCACCCTATAGATATAGTTATACTACTCAATCTAACACAATAGAAGAAGAGCCACATGCTCGTTACTTTACCATTAACTTAAATGCCAAGTTTATTCTTGCTCCACACTCATCTAGTATGGAAGTTGAAGATGAAGAATCTTTATTCGACGACGACGCGGGAAATTCCACtgcttttttagaaaatattggatggatttCGTACGAGACATTGATGAAGAGCGACGTTACTGAAGCCCTACTTAACATTGAAGACATGCTTGCTGAGGTCTATattccttctctctcttttattGCCGTTGGCGTTATTGATTGCGGTAGAAAGATGATGAACAACAATGattatgataataataatttgaatgaaGAAGTCGGTGTTAATATTTCTGTTGAAGTTTTTGTTGATGAACTACCTCAACTTGATGACGACGACGAGGACGACGACGACGACGATAATGACTTTGATATGAATGATGTTCCAATTCGCTTTGTGGCGGCAAGTGAAGAGTCAATcgagaaattagaaaaagttTGGGTTAAAGATAATCCAATTTTTTGTTCGATTTGTTTGGAGGATGTTTCGGTTGGTTTGGAAGCTGCTAAGTTACCATGCACTCACGCGTATCATGAAGAATGTGTTGTTGAGTGGCTAcaagttagtaaattttgtcCAAATTGTAGAGTCGAGATAGTTTAA